A single window of Pirellulales bacterium DNA harbors:
- a CDS encoding secondary thiamine-phosphate synthase enzyme YjbQ encodes MSWFQRNILLPPKPRGFHLITPQILEALPEIGEFRVGLLHVYLQHTSASLTINENADPDVPADLETSLNALAPEDFPHRHTVEGPDDMPAHVKAALLGSSVSVPVQNGKLCLGTWQGIYLCEHRNRGGRRQIVLTLHGEMRDE; translated from the coding sequence ATGTCCTGGTTTCAGCGAAATATTTTGCTGCCGCCCAAGCCGCGCGGCTTTCATCTCATTACTCCGCAAATTCTGGAAGCGCTGCCGGAAATTGGCGAATTTCGGGTGGGTTTGCTGCACGTATATTTGCAGCACACCAGTGCCTCGCTGACGATCAACGAGAATGCCGATCCAGACGTGCCAGCGGATTTGGAAACTTCGTTGAACGCACTTGCGCCGGAAGATTTTCCGCATCGCCATACTGTGGAAGGGCCCGACGACATGCCAGCCCACGTGAAAGCGGCGCTATTGGGGAGTTCGGTAAGCGTTCCGGTGCAAAACGGAAAACTGTGCCTGGGAACGTGGCAAGGAATTTATTTGTGCGAGCATCGTAACCGCGGCGGACGACGGCAAATTGTCCTGACGCTGCATGGAGAAATGCGCGACGAATAA
- a CDS encoding acetate/propionate family kinase: MDGFILTVNGGSSSVKVALFDAAGLQLARKSSGSFKSQNSLDAAQGVLDWIKQQQLGAQDIAAIGHRIVHGGPKYLEHALITPEMLAELKRVSPIDPDHLPGEIALIEALGKSFPQVSQVACFDTAFHRDLPAVAKRLPIPRKYEAEGVHRYGFHGLSYSYLMDELARQAGATAAQGRIILAHLGAGASMAAVYQGKCIDTTMSFTPTAGLVMATRTGDLDPGLLVYLMRQEKMTADQIDDLVNRKSGLLGISESSSDMKELLEKRSKDTRAALAVDIFCYQARKWIGALAAALGGLNTLVFSGGIGEHAADVRSQICSHLGHLGVNLDAAGNAADGPVISANNSPATVRVIPTDEEIVIARTTIQIANLKF, translated from the coding sequence ATGGATGGTTTCATTCTGACCGTTAACGGTGGATCGTCGAGTGTGAAAGTGGCGCTATTTGACGCGGCAGGATTGCAACTTGCGCGCAAATCGAGCGGCTCGTTCAAGAGTCAGAATTCTCTTGATGCGGCGCAAGGCGTGTTGGATTGGATCAAGCAACAGCAACTCGGCGCTCAAGACATCGCGGCCATTGGCCACCGGATTGTGCATGGCGGGCCGAAGTATTTGGAGCATGCGCTGATCACGCCGGAAATGTTGGCGGAACTCAAGCGGGTTTCGCCCATTGATCCCGACCACTTGCCGGGAGAAATTGCGCTGATTGAAGCGCTGGGCAAGTCCTTTCCGCAAGTGTCGCAGGTGGCGTGCTTCGACACGGCGTTTCATCGCGACTTGCCTGCGGTGGCCAAGCGGTTGCCGATTCCGCGCAAATACGAAGCCGAGGGAGTGCATCGCTACGGATTTCATGGCCTGTCGTATTCATATTTAATGGACGAATTGGCGCGCCAGGCGGGAGCAACAGCCGCTCAAGGACGGATTATTTTGGCGCATCTTGGCGCCGGGGCGAGCATGGCCGCGGTTTACCAGGGAAAATGCATTGATACCACCATGAGCTTTACGCCCACGGCGGGTTTGGTCATGGCCACGCGCACGGGTGATTTGGATCCGGGACTCCTGGTGTACTTGATGCGACAAGAAAAAATGACTGCCGATCAAATTGACGACTTAGTGAACCGCAAATCGGGACTGCTGGGCATTTCCGAAAGCAGTTCCGATATGAAAGAATTGTTAGAGAAACGCTCGAAAGACACTCGGGCGGCCCTGGCGGTTGACATCTTTTGCTATCAGGCGCGAAAATGGATTGGCGCGCTGGCTGCCGCCCTGGGCGGATTGAACACGCTGGTGTTCAGCGGCGGCATCGGCGAGCATGCGGCGGATGTGCGGTCCCAAATTTGCAGCCACTTGGGCCACCTTGGTGTGAATTTAGATGCAGCCGGAAATGCCGCAGACGGCCCAGTGATCTCGGCCAATAACAGTCCAGCGACCGTGCGAGTAATTCCCACGGATGAGGAAATCGTGATTGCGCGCACTACGATTCAGATTGCTAATCTCAAATTTTGA
- a CDS encoding phosphoketolase family protein: MATSATAKQPSKAEMNTANALSADELRKMHAYWRAANYLSVGQIYLLDNPLLKQPLELTHIKPRLLGHWGTTPGLNFLYVHLNRVIKRDNLNMIYIIGPGHGGPAAVANAYLEGTYSEVYSDIGQDEAGLKRLFKQFSFPGGIPSHVAPETPGSIHEGGELGYSLSHAYGAAFDNPDLIVACIVGDGEAETGALATGWHGNKFLNPASDGAVLPILHLNGYKIANPTVLARIPQAELEQLLRGYGYEPHFVVGHDPEPVHQLLAATLDKVLADIKQIQTAARQKGAAGRPRWPMIVLRTPKGWTGPKEVDGQKTEDYWRSHQVPMANMAKPGHVKILEDWMKSYRPEELFDSSGKLIAELLALPPQDDRRMSANPHANGGLLLHDLKLPDFRDYAVDVPSPGATDAEATREMGKFLRDVMKKNLDRRNFRLFSPDENNSNRWQDVLDVTNRAWEAETYSYDDHLAPDGRVMEVLSEHQCQGWLEGYLLTGRHGFFSCYEAFIHIIDSMFNQHAKWLKVTREIPWRRPIASLNYLLSSHVWRQDHNGFSHQDPGFIDHVVNKKAEIIRVYLPPDANCLLSVTDHCLRSRNYVNLVVAGKQPAPVWLTMEEAVKHCTAGISIWEWASSDNGVEPDVVMACCGDVPTLETLAAVEMLRQHLPELKVRVINVVDLMRLQSDREHPHGLTDPEFDVLFTKNKPVIFAFHGYPWLIHRLTYKRTNHDNFHVRGYKEEGTTTTPFDMCVRNDLDRLHLVEDVIDRLPQLGAKAAYAKQAIRDKLLDHQEYIRRVGDDMPEIRDWRWGGKSSSRPAGSSDGEEAKPGHSATGGDNV; the protein is encoded by the coding sequence ATGGCAACTTCCGCAACCGCCAAGCAGCCCAGTAAAGCGGAGATGAATACCGCCAACGCTCTCTCGGCCGACGAGCTGCGCAAAATGCACGCTTACTGGCGGGCGGCAAATTATCTTTCGGTCGGGCAAATTTATTTGCTCGACAATCCGCTGCTCAAGCAACCGTTGGAGCTGACGCACATTAAGCCGCGGTTGCTCGGGCATTGGGGCACCACGCCGGGTTTGAATTTTCTGTATGTGCATTTGAACCGCGTGATCAAGCGCGACAACTTGAACATGATTTACATCATTGGCCCGGGGCACGGCGGCCCGGCGGCGGTGGCCAATGCCTACTTGGAAGGCACTTACAGCGAGGTATATTCCGACATTGGACAGGATGAAGCGGGCCTCAAGCGTTTGTTCAAGCAATTTTCGTTTCCGGGCGGCATTCCCAGCCACGTAGCGCCGGAAACGCCGGGCTCGATTCACGAAGGAGGCGAGTTGGGTTACTCCTTGTCGCACGCTTATGGGGCGGCGTTCGATAACCCCGATTTAATCGTGGCCTGCATTGTCGGCGATGGCGAAGCGGAAACCGGCGCGCTAGCCACCGGCTGGCACGGCAACAAGTTTTTGAATCCGGCCAGCGATGGCGCCGTGCTGCCGATTTTGCACTTGAACGGCTACAAAATTGCCAATCCCACGGTGCTGGCGCGAATTCCTCAGGCGGAGTTGGAGCAACTGCTGCGCGGTTACGGCTACGAGCCGCACTTTGTGGTCGGACACGATCCGGAACCGGTGCATCAACTACTGGCCGCCACGCTCGACAAAGTGCTGGCCGATATCAAGCAAATTCAAACGGCCGCCCGGCAGAAGGGCGCCGCCGGCCGCCCACGCTGGCCGATGATTGTGCTACGCACACCCAAGGGCTGGACCGGGCCAAAGGAAGTCGACGGGCAAAAAACGGAAGATTATTGGCGCTCGCACCAAGTGCCGATGGCCAACATGGCCAAGCCGGGGCACGTGAAAATCCTGGAAGATTGGATGAAAAGCTATCGGCCGGAGGAATTGTTCGATTCCTCGGGCAAGCTGATCGCGGAATTGCTTGCCTTGCCGCCTCAAGACGACCGCCGGATGAGCGCCAATCCGCATGCCAACGGCGGATTATTGTTGCACGATTTGAAGCTGCCCGACTTTCGTGATTACGCCGTCGACGTGCCTTCGCCGGGCGCTACCGATGCCGAAGCCACTCGCGAGATGGGTAAGTTTTTGCGCGACGTGATGAAAAAGAATCTGGATCGACGCAACTTTCGCTTGTTCAGCCCGGACGAAAACAATTCCAACCGCTGGCAGGATGTGCTCGACGTGACCAATCGGGCGTGGGAGGCGGAAACGTATTCGTACGACGATCATTTAGCGCCCGACGGCCGGGTCATGGAGGTGCTTTCGGAGCATCAGTGCCAAGGCTGGTTGGAAGGATATTTGCTGACCGGCAGGCACGGATTTTTTTCGTGTTATGAAGCCTTCATTCACATCATTGATTCGATGTTTAACCAGCATGCCAAATGGCTGAAAGTAACGCGCGAAATTCCGTGGCGGCGGCCCATTGCCTCGCTCAATTATTTGCTCAGTTCCCACGTTTGGCGGCAAGATCACAACGGGTTTTCGCACCAGGACCCGGGCTTTATCGACCACGTGGTGAACAAAAAGGCCGAGATTATTCGCGTATATTTGCCGCCAGACGCCAATTGCCTGCTCAGTGTGACCGATCATTGCCTGCGCAGCCGCAACTATGTGAATCTGGTCGTGGCGGGCAAACAGCCGGCCCCGGTGTGGCTGACAATGGAGGAGGCGGTGAAGCATTGCACAGCGGGCATCAGCATTTGGGAATGGGCCTCCAGCGACAATGGTGTGGAGCCCGACGTGGTGATGGCCTGCTGCGGCGACGTGCCGACCTTGGAAACGCTGGCGGCCGTGGAAATGCTGCGCCAGCATTTGCCGGAGCTGAAAGTGCGCGTGATTAACGTGGTCGATTTGATGCGGCTGCAATCGGATCGCGAGCATCCGCACGGCCTGACCGATCCGGAATTTGACGTGTTGTTCACCAAGAACAAGCCAGTCATCTTTGCGTTTCACGGTTATCCGTGGCTGATTCACCGTTTGACGTACAAGCGCACCAATCACGATAACTTCCACGTGCGCGGCTACAAGGAAGAGGGAACCACCACCACGCCCTTCGACATGTGCGTGCGGAACGATTTGGACCGGCTGCACTTGGTGGAAGACGTGATCGATCGTTTGCCACAATTAGGCGCAAAAGCGGCCTACGCCAAGCAAGCGATCCGCGACAAGCTGTTGGATCACCAGGAATACATCCGCCGCGTGGGTGACGATATGCCCGAAATTCGCGATTGGCGCTGGGGTGGAAAATCATCGTCGCGGCCAGCCGGATCGAGCGATGGCGAAGAAGCCAAGCCGGGGCACTCTGCCACCGGAGGCGATAATGTTTAG